The proteins below are encoded in one region of Acanthochromis polyacanthus isolate Apoly-LR-REF ecotype Palm Island chromosome 4, KAUST_Apoly_ChrSc, whole genome shotgun sequence:
- the LOC110949144 gene encoding granzyme E-like translates to MFINCKLVMLILVLTLSSQAYAGKIFGGHVVVPHSRPYMALLERTMSDGKTKYCGGFLLSEDFVMTAAHCQAKSYTVILGAHNMKKNEKRQKITVEQTFPHKDYDEKRYINDIMLLKLSSKANFSETVKPIALPPSNYGSLPKSCSISGWGRTNRSNQYLSSILMEVSVELINDDKCTEGNMYCSKGEKGPGEGDSGGPLVCEDNKAYGVVSSTFRPHSGGVEVHRYAKIPDYRAWIVSTVKNALMKD, encoded by the exons ATGTTCATCAACTGCAAGCTGGTCATGCTGATACTTGTGCTGACTCTCAGCAGTCAAG CATATGCAGGAAAAATCTTTGGAGGCCACGTGGTTGTGCCACACAGCCGTCCATACATGGCGCTGTTGGAGAGGACCATGTCAGACGGTAAAACAAAATACTGTGGAGGATTTCTTCTGAGCGAGGATTTTGTGATGACTGCAGCCCATTGCCAAGccaa gtCTTACACAGTCATATTAGGAGCTCACAATatgaaaaagaatgaaaaaagacagaaaataactgtGGAACAAACATTTCCACATAAAGATTACGATGAAAAGAGATACATCAATGACATCATGCTTCTTAAG CTGAGCTCCAAAGCAAATTTCAGTGAGACTGTGAAACCCATCGCTCTCCCACCCAGCAATTATGGCTCCCTTCCAAAATCATGTAGCATCTCAGGCTGGGGAAGAACAAACAGGAGCAATCAATATTTGTCATCCATACTCATGGAAGTCAGTGTGGAACTGATTAACGATGATAAATGCACTGAAGGAAACATGTACTGCTCTAAAGGAGAAAAAGGACCGGGGGAG GGAGACTCTGGTGGTCCACTGGTCTGTGAAGACAATAAGGCCTATGGGGTTGTGTCCTCCACCTTCAGGCCACATTCTGGTGGCGTTGAAGTGCATAGGTACGCTAAGATTCCTGATTACAGAGCCTGGATCGTATCAACAGTTAAAAATGCTCTGATGAAGGACTGA
- the LOC110949137 gene encoding granzyme B(G,H)-like yields the protein MSHCSSVAQQDSDLTMFINCKLPTLTLVLTLCGQVHSGGIIGGHEAKPHSRPYMALLELKVPDKPDGHCGGFLLNEDFVMTAAHCQAESYKVFLGLHSYFDVNGIQELPVGKTFPHKDYDGKHYKNDIMLLQLSSKAKFNEHVKPIALAAEDNGHLPKLCSVSGWGKINDEHVSLKLLELNVTLTNNSHCAGEKLYCSEGPTGPGKGDSGGPLVCEDGKAYGLVSCSKKPDPDGSMVYRYTKIPEYKQWLDNIMKPKGKF from the exons ATGAGCCACTGCTCTTCAGTAGCTCAGCAGGACTCTGATCTCACCATGTTCATCAACTGCAAGCTGCCAACGCTGACACTTGTGCTGACTCTCTGTGGTCAAG TTCATTCAGGAGGAATCATTGGAGGCCATGAGGCTAAGCCACACAGCCGGCCATACATGGCGCTTTTAGAGTTGAAAGTACCAGATAAACCTGATGGACACTGTGGTGGATTCCTTCTGAATGAGGATTTTGTGATGACTGCAGCTCACTGTCAAGCCGA gTCCTACAAAGTCTTCCTAGGTCTTCACTCATATTTTGATGTAAACGGAATACAGGAATTGCCTGTGGGGAAAACATTTCCACATAAAGACTACGATGGAAAGCATTATAAGAATGACATAATGCTTCTTCAG CTGAGCTCCAAGGCAAAATTCAACGAACATGTGAAGCCCATTGCTCTTGCAGCAGAGGACAACGGCCATCTGCCAAAATTATGCTCGGTCTCTGGCTGGGGGAAAATAAACGATGAACACGTGTCTCTCAAACTGCTGGAACTCAATGTAACCCTGACTAACAACAGCCACTGTGCTGGGGAAAAGCTGTACTGCTCTGAGGGACCGACTGGACCAGGAaaa GGAGACTCTGGTGGTCCATTGGTCTGTGAAGATGGGAAGGCTTATGGGTTGGTGTCCTGCAGCAAGAAACCAGATCCGGATGGCTCGATGGTCTATAGGTATACGAAGATACCCGAGTACAAACAGTGGCTCGATAATATCATGAAACCTAAGGGAAAGTTCTAA